The sequence AGGATAGCAGAAAAAATCACCGGAGATGGATACATTTGAGAAACGGCCTTCGCGAAACTCAAAAATCGCCCTTATCAGTCCGCCGGGCGCCTTATGGACCCTCTCGGCAACCTTCATGCCCTCACGTATCTTGACCTCACGGCCCGATATCCGCCGCCCCTTCCGGCCGGTCCAGTCACGGCTTAACATCCATGCGGCCAGTTCATCCATCTTGTCTTTAAGGTCGCTATCCTTTTCACGAGGAGTAAGCGGGCCGAGCAGTTTTTCAAATTCTTCTCTCATGAGCGCGTTCAAGCTTGCTTCATCCCATCTTAACGCCTCAGCCGTCCCCAGTTCCCGGCGGATGGTGGTCAGGTTTTCTTCCATGGTCTGGTGGATCTTGTCGCGGAACTTTTCATGAGGCACCTTGAGGATACGCGACATCATTTCATAGTTGAAATCCAGGATGAGATTCCCGACAAAGACCAGGCAGTCCCCAATCTCGCCCACGCCGGTGCCTGATATCTTGCGCCCGCTCACAATCACGTCATTAACAGGCTTATATTCCGCCTGTATGCCGATCCGGCGGTAGGTGTTGACCACCGGTTCGAGAAATTCTCGATAAAAGGCCTCTTTTTTCAAAGGGGCTATCGGATTGTCCCGGTGGAGGATGAGCTGGTAAAAAAGCTGGTCTCCGTCGAGATAGACTGTTCCGCCTCCGACCTCACGCCTGAAAACAGGGATGTCATTGGCCTGGCAGAACTCGAGGTCCAGCTCCTGGTCCAGCCCCTGGTGAAAACCGACGCAGACATACGGACTGGCCGGTGAAACCAGAACCAGCGACTCACGCCCCAGCCTGGCCAGGGCATGATAAATGAGCTGGGACTCCTGCCAGGGCACCTTTCCCAGATTATACAATTCCAAGTTAATTTCCCCTGATTGAAATGAAAATTAAGAAGACCCCTATGGCTGAAGCGCTCGATAAATTAGCTCGGTGATGTCCAGGACCTCGATGGGAATCTGGTTCCGTTTGACATAAGCGGTCATGGTTCTGACGCATTGCTGGCACGCGGTGATCACGGCCTGCGCCCCTGTGGCCCTGACCTCCTCGATTTTCTGCCGTGCAATCTCTTCGGAAAGGCCGGCGTCTATCATCTCCAGGTTGCCGCCCCCGCCGCAGCACCGGCAGTTCTCTCGATTTGCCAATAGCTCGACCAGCTTCACACCTGGGACAGCCCGGATGAGCTCTCGCGGCGCTTCAAAGACCCGCGCCCCGCGGCCCAGATCACAGGGATCATGGTAGGTCACGGTCAGGGGAAGTTCCGTCAAGGAAATCCGCCCCTCTTTGACCAGATCGAGCAGGAACTCCGTGCTATGCGCCATCCTGAACTCCGCGGGATAGAACTCCCGCCACATCTGAAAACAGGTCGGGCAGGCGAACAAAACCATGGAGGCATGTTTCTTCCGGACGGCCTCAACATTGTGATCAATAAACTCCTGTATCAATTCCTGCTGGCCTGATCCCAGCAGGGGAAACCCGCAGCACCATTCCTCCTCGCCAAGCAGGGTGAAGTCCACCCCAGAAGCTTCACATATCGAAGCCAGGTTAATGGGAATCCTTTGAGCTAGCGGATAGTAGGCGGCCACGCAGCCGGTAAAATAGACAACCTCAGCTTCATCTTTGATAAAACCGTGCTCCGGGACCTCCTCCATGTCCTCCACCCACTCGGCCCGCTCCTCGTTGTCTTCAGCAAAGACGTTCCGGCTTTCAAGGAGATTCTCCCGAATCTGATCAATCTTTTCCGGGTAGGCCTGGGAATGAACCATGTCATGGCGCAGGGAAAGCCACAAATCCCTGAGGTGGATGCCTACCGGGCAGACCTCCTGGCAGTTCCCGCATAAGGTACAACGAAAAACCGTCTCGCTTAACTGTTCGAGGCTCTGGGGTGAGATTTGTCTTCGGCCCAGGAGCCTTGCCTTCAGGCCGGACCTTTTTTTCAGAATCTCTTTCAGCCCTTTGAGACGGTAAAGGCCGGACAGATGCCCGTCCTGAGAGGCCGATACCGCAGGGCAGATGTCAACACACAACCGGCAGTTAGTGCAGGCCTCCGTCTGAATCAAGTGAAAAAGGCTGTAATCCCGGTGAGCCATGCTCAGGTGACTTTATATTTCTCGATGTCGGCCAGGAGCCATTCCGTGACCGCTTCGGTCCCCTGAATTAAGTTGTCCAATTCACTCATATCAACCGGCCTGATCTTATACATCCAGCCCTGCCCGTAGCAATCTTCATTAATCAGAATCGGTTTCATTTCCAACTCCTGATTAGAACTTACCAGTTCACCATTCACAGGGGCAAAGACCTTGCCGAGCCACTTGCCCGACTCCACCTTGGCAAACTTCTTGCCCGTTTTTAACTGCTTTCCCTCAGCGGGAAGCTGAACATAAACCACCAGCCCGGCCATCTGCTGGGCAAAATCGTCCATGCCCATGACCAGAACATCTCCTTCCCTCCTGATCCAAAAATGGCCTTCCTGGTAATAAAGATCATCAGGCAGGTGGTAGCCTTGTATTTCCATTATTCTTCCTCCTTAACTTTGAAAGCTCTTTTTTCATACTCTGAAACGGCATTTATGGCCAGAGAAACTGGGGCCATAATGATGTGAAGCATACGGCTGAAAGGCAGATAGGCCACGAAAGCCCCGGTTAAAACAGCGTGTATGTTCCACAGGATAACGTAAGGTGTGGTCAGCCCGGAAGCGCCGGCCATGAGGCGGCTGACGGCCTTCCCCACAAAGGCAAACCCCGCCCCTTCCGAACCGCCGGTCATGGCGATGCGCATCCCTTCCAGGAAGAAGCCGTTGATGACCAGAACACCCATCAGGCCCAAGGCGATCCAATCAGGACGAGGCAGGCCGGGAACCTTGCCCGTGCGGGCCAGGGCGCGGCGTAATATCGCCAGAACCACCCCTGCGATGACCATGATACCGGTCAGGTCGAACAGGAAGGCGGTAATGGCATGATTCTGGTCCAGCATGATCCGGGTTACGGACCACCGCCCCGCAGCTTCCGAGAAGACGAGCGCAATGATGCCCCAGGTAAACCGAAAAACAAAAGGCAGAAAGATCAGGCTGTGGATCGTCCAGCGCACAGACGACTGCCGCCAGAGTCTTCGATTGAGCAGTGTCTCCAGAAACAGAGCCCTGACTATCAAGAGCAGTTTAACCGAAAACACGGTTCTCAAGGCAGAGAGAACCCATGCAAAGGACCGCCCGCCTGGCTCCGCCTTACCTCTAATAAAAGCAG is a genomic window of Deltaproteobacteria bacterium containing:
- a CDS encoding lipoate--protein ligase family protein, with amino-acid sequence MELYNLGKVPWQESQLIYHALARLGRESLVLVSPASPYVCVGFHQGLDQELDLEFCQANDIPVFRREVGGGTVYLDGDQLFYQLILHRDNPIAPLKKEAFYREFLEPVVNTYRRIGIQAEYKPVNDVIVSGRKISGTGVGEIGDCLVFVGNLILDFNYEMMSRILKVPHEKFRDKIHQTMEENLTTIRRELGTAEALRWDEASLNALMREEFEKLLGPLTPREKDSDLKDKMDELAAWMLSRDWTGRKGRRISGREVKIREGMKVAERVHKAPGGLIRAIFEFREGRFSNVSISGDFFCYPENAISRLESMIEGKPVEKLHKILTEFYEDENVETPGITIDDWMEVFGG
- a CDS encoding (Fe-S)-binding protein codes for the protein MAHRDYSLFHLIQTEACTNCRLCVDICPAVSASQDGHLSGLYRLKGLKEILKKRSGLKARLLGRRQISPQSLEQLSETVFRCTLCGNCQEVCPVGIHLRDLWLSLRHDMVHSQAYPEKIDQIRENLLESRNVFAEDNEERAEWVEDMEEVPEHGFIKDEAEVVYFTGCVAAYYPLAQRIPINLASICEASGVDFTLLGEEEWCCGFPLLGSGQQELIQEFIDHNVEAVRKKHASMVLFACPTCFQMWREFYPAEFRMAHSTEFLLDLVKEGRISLTELPLTVTYHDPCDLGRGARVFEAPRELIRAVPGVKLVELLANRENCRCCGGGGNLEMIDAGLSEEIARQKIEEVRATGAQAVITACQQCVRTMTAYVKRNQIPIEVLDITELIYRALQP
- the gcvH gene encoding glycine cleavage system protein GcvH, with the translated sequence MEIQGYHLPDDLYYQEGHFWIRREGDVLVMGMDDFAQQMAGLVVYVQLPAEGKQLKTGKKFAKVESGKWLGKVFAPVNGELVSSNQELEMKPILINEDCYGQGWMYKIRPVDMSELDNLIQGTEAVTEWLLADIEKYKVT
- a CDS encoding respiratory nitrate reductase subunit gamma, yielding ICMPCHAASFSVRNTVTIVALVIFAIGIINLVLVWAGAAFIRGKAEPGGRSFAWVLSALRTVFSVKLLLIVRALFLETLLNRRLWRQSSVRWTIHSLIFLPFVFRFTWGIIALVFSEAAGRWSVTRIMLDQNHAITAFLFDLTGIMVIAGVVLAILRRALARTGKVPGLPRPDWIALGLMGVLVINGFFLEGMRIAMTGGSEGAGFAFVGKAVSRLMAGASGLTTPYVILWNIHAVLTGAFVAYLPFSRMLHIIMAPVSLAINAVSEYEKRAFKVKEEE